A single window of Nicotiana sylvestris chromosome 5, ASM39365v2, whole genome shotgun sequence DNA harbors:
- the LOC138869259 gene encoding uncharacterized protein encodes MWLRGESNEPMKNEAFDGLSLSWTEDEEDDGGEKEEEAVNSHQKHDAQNIANEEEKSENEGASGDEKDSDTEDKTGEQVNDPAEEENHSKKEEVSKIEGEDQAKVSKSEGGDKESEEEERNVNEESEGSMTIGNTVIAPLEEIGEETKAQEPRSLFTPLTRDEEVSSDEDDVPLSEVGKKSRKTPVKATKLAVSTRKGVVPPSRTPLTRSKR; translated from the coding sequence ATGTGGTTGAGGGGGGAAAGTAATGAACCTATGAAAAATGAGGCTTTTGATGGTCTTTCCCTTAGTTGGACTGAGGATGAGGAAGATGATGGgggtgaaaaagaagaagaagctgtGAACAGTCATCAGAAACATGATGCTCAAAATATAGccaatgaagaagaaaagagtgaGAATGAGGGAGCATCTGGAGATGAGAAGGACAGTGATACAGAGGATAAGACAGGTGAACAGGTTAATGATCCTGCAGAAGAAGAAAATCATAGTAAAAAAGAGGAGGTTTCAAAAATTGAAGGTGAGGATCAAGCAAAGGTAAGTAAGAGTGAAGGAGGTGATAAAGAGAGTGAGGAAGAAGAGCGGAATGTAAATGAGGAATCTGAAGGTTCCATGACAATTGGAAACACTGTCATAGCCCCTTTAGAAGAAATAGGTGAAGAGACAAAGGCTCAAGAACCTAGGTCTTTGTTTACTCCTTTAACTAGAGATGAAGAAGTTAGcagtgatgaagatgatgtgcCACTATCTGAGGTAGGGAAAAAATCCAGGAAGACCCCTGTGAAAGCTACAAAGTTAGCAGTCTCAACAAGGAAAGGAGTGGTTCCTCCTTCCAGAACTCCTCTCACAAGGAGTAAAAGATAG
- the LOC138869260 gene encoding uncharacterized protein — protein sequence MSALPGINEGQSTTRPPLFNEKYYSWWKARMEDFLTAEDDQIWTIVNQVPKDHSKIVAVDFKMMEKNAKAKKILICGLGPDEYNRIYVCFNAKKIWDALQTAHEGTNQVKKSRIELLIRNYGIFSMKKSQPIQDMMTMFTIINNELILLGKVFASEELVRKVLRILPASWESKITTI from the exons ATGAGTGCTCTACCAGGAATTAATGAAGGACAATCAACTACTAGGCCTCCCTTGTTCAATGAAAAATATTATAGTTGGTGGAAAGCAAGAATGGAAGACTTCCTAACAGCCGAAGACGATCAAATATGGACCATAGTGAACCAAG TTCCTAAGGACCACTCCAAAATTGTGGCAGTAGATTTcaaaatgatggagaagaatgcaaAGGCTAAGAAAATCCTTATCTGTGGACTTGGTCCTGATGAGTATAATAGAATTTATGTGTGCTTTAATGCAAAGAAGATATGGGATGCACTCCAAACTGCTCATGAAGGAACAAACCAAGTAAAGAAATCAAGGATTGAGCTACTCATAAGAAACTATGGGATTTTCTCCATGAAGAAGTCTCAGCCCATCCAAGATATGATGACCATGTTCACTATAATAAACAATGAACTGATATTACTTGGAAAGGTGTTCGCCTCAGAAGAGTTGGTTCGCAAAGTTCTAAGAATTCTTCCAGCTTCATGGGAATCAAAAATCACTACAATCTAA